The following proteins are encoded in a genomic region of Dasypus novemcinctus isolate mDasNov1 chromosome 21, mDasNov1.1.hap2, whole genome shotgun sequence:
- the MMD gene encoding monocyte to macrophage differentiation factor isoform X1: protein MRFKNRFQRFMNHRAPANGRYKPTCYEHAANCYTHAFLIVPAIVGSALLHRLSDDCWEKITAWIYGMGLCALFIVSTIFHTVSWKKSHLRTVEHCFHMCDRMVIYFFIAASYAPWLNLRELGPLASHMRWFIWLMAAGGTIYVFLYHEKYKVVELFFYLTMGFSPALVVTSMNNTDGLHELACGGLIYCLGVVFFKSDGIIPFAHAIWHLFVATAAAVHYYAIWKYLYRSPTDFMRHL, encoded by the exons GTTCATGAACCATCGGGCCCCAGCCAATGGCCGTTACAAACCAACTTGCTATGAACATGCTGCTAACTGTTACACACATGCA TTCCTCATTGTTCCGGCCATTGTGGGCAGTGCCCTCCTCCATCGACTGTCTGATGATTGCTGGGAAAAGATAACAGCATGGATTTATGGAATGGGCCTCTGTGCCCTCTTCATCGTTTCTACCATATTTCACACTGTATCATGGAAAAAGAGCCACTTAAG GACAGTGGAACATTGTTTTCACATGTGTGATAGAATGGTTATCTACTTCTTCATTGCTGCTTCTTATGCGCCATG gTTAAATCTCCGTGAACTTGGACCCCTGGCATCTCATATGCGTTGGTTTATCTGGCTCATGGCAGCTGGAGGAaccatttatgtatttctctaccatgaaaa GTATAAGGTGGTTGAGCTATTTTTCTATCTCACAATGGGATTTTCTCCAGCCTTGGTGGTGACATCAATG AATAACACCGATGGACTTCACGAACTTGCCTGTGGGGGTTTAATTTATTGCTTGGGAGTTGTGTTCTTCAAGAGTGATGGCATCATTCCATTCGCCCATGCCATCTGGCATCTCTTTGTGGCCACGGCAGCTGCAGTGCATTACTACGCCATTTGGAAATATCTTTACCGAAGTCCTACAGACTTTATGCGACATTTATGA
- the MMD gene encoding monocyte to macrophage differentiation factor isoform X2: MNHRAPANGRYKPTCYEHAANCYTHAFLIVPAIVGSALLHRLSDDCWEKITAWIYGMGLCALFIVSTIFHTVSWKKSHLRTVEHCFHMCDRMVIYFFIAASYAPWLNLRELGPLASHMRWFIWLMAAGGTIYVFLYHEKYKVVELFFYLTMGFSPALVVTSMNNTDGLHELACGGLIYCLGVVFFKSDGIIPFAHAIWHLFVATAAAVHYYAIWKYLYRSPTDFMRHL, encoded by the exons ATGAACCATCGGGCCCCAGCCAATGGCCGTTACAAACCAACTTGCTATGAACATGCTGCTAACTGTTACACACATGCA TTCCTCATTGTTCCGGCCATTGTGGGCAGTGCCCTCCTCCATCGACTGTCTGATGATTGCTGGGAAAAGATAACAGCATGGATTTATGGAATGGGCCTCTGTGCCCTCTTCATCGTTTCTACCATATTTCACACTGTATCATGGAAAAAGAGCCACTTAAG GACAGTGGAACATTGTTTTCACATGTGTGATAGAATGGTTATCTACTTCTTCATTGCTGCTTCTTATGCGCCATG gTTAAATCTCCGTGAACTTGGACCCCTGGCATCTCATATGCGTTGGTTTATCTGGCTCATGGCAGCTGGAGGAaccatttatgtatttctctaccatgaaaa GTATAAGGTGGTTGAGCTATTTTTCTATCTCACAATGGGATTTTCTCCAGCCTTGGTGGTGACATCAATG AATAACACCGATGGACTTCACGAACTTGCCTGTGGGGGTTTAATTTATTGCTTGGGAGTTGTGTTCTTCAAGAGTGATGGCATCATTCCATTCGCCCATGCCATCTGGCATCTCTTTGTGGCCACGGCAGCTGCAGTGCATTACTACGCCATTTGGAAATATCTTTACCGAAGTCCTACAGACTTTATGCGACATTTATGA